A single Streptomyces sannanensis DNA region contains:
- a CDS encoding serine/threonine-protein kinase, protein MTAPTPRPVPGPRPGPARGHAAGRDWPARLSAALPARPDRTVLPYHSPAGEQASYAYPTEDDAIVLLPGVAVVVHLLPAVGGRMLGHFAAYHWHHELGTTRTAVPNPFARIRQKQSVLYSKLGRKVRTEGVVVHHDDVDVASVELDLGHRLVPLSALDTCLAGIAPGRQMETTDRLRNRLVRRLPESWPDNGYRCGRVISYQDTWVVHEGRHIDPAGQDSRVALVMGPNNADSRYGPHREYDVVHQSASGPTLAPFTTENGTRIVVPLPLPPGNHLAARLDAGLSTSEALGHSLALLRTIADQHARRIVHQSIRPELVFPREDGRTVTLIGYAYARIDNRAGGTELLRSAVRDVHVAPEIRGAQVRTVPQAADIWSWASVTVALLRGRAAGDHPLAEIGRLPSDVPDAWIRALERSLGQQGLRPSASELLTALDSVPAVSTTVRPTSPQPSSPGPRPPSQTAATGSSAAPGARLYQLGPHRTEQEREVAHTLARGLDPADAVVVAARAHRRGRDTDVDCVVLRGDVLIAVECKNWRLPDGLDPESDTWQPAAGVTRAYTSRSPLPLLRQLAPALRQQIGWPGRTACLLVVPRVPELAAPGTQAAAALVSQRPEDLLQRIREIAPGSDGRPPEFEDCLRRLVGEIATPAMLGGFRLESLHALGNGWQAFKAEAFGRPHYLKVIGENMSTLPPAEAAALRAALSTRTHDVARVLAGRPGLSDRVFRPVQLPRDTSEVEPHLLVAYAWEHDHPLRALTSPLPTSEAVRVVAGLATAIAELHAGGVVLRHLSPDSAYRCTPPPGAPSGPYYKVSMLEWMRVPDATTASVSRLFSRDPSPYVAPEIRTGNAHRLPAADLYSLAGVAHWLLTGEDPPYSRAHERVGPVLAQHGAGRELAAVLSAAMRPAAERPQWSASEFSARLAAACAV, encoded by the coding sequence ATGACAGCACCCACCCCTCGCCCGGTGCCCGGTCCCCGCCCGGGGCCTGCACGTGGCCACGCCGCCGGCCGCGACTGGCCCGCCCGGCTGTCCGCGGCGCTGCCCGCCAGGCCCGACCGCACCGTACTGCCGTACCACTCACCCGCCGGTGAGCAGGCGTCCTACGCCTATCCGACGGAGGACGACGCCATCGTGCTCCTTCCGGGGGTCGCGGTGGTCGTGCACCTCCTGCCGGCCGTCGGCGGCCGAATGCTGGGCCACTTCGCGGCGTACCACTGGCACCATGAACTGGGCACCACGCGGACCGCCGTGCCCAATCCGTTCGCCCGGATCCGGCAGAAGCAGTCGGTCCTGTACTCCAAGCTGGGCCGCAAAGTCAGAACCGAGGGCGTGGTGGTCCACCACGACGACGTGGACGTGGCTTCGGTGGAGCTGGACCTCGGGCACCGGCTTGTGCCGTTGAGCGCGCTCGACACTTGCCTTGCGGGCATCGCGCCGGGCCGGCAGATGGAGACGACCGACCGGCTCCGCAACAGGCTGGTCCGCCGGCTGCCCGAGTCCTGGCCCGACAACGGATACCGCTGCGGTCGTGTGATCAGCTATCAGGACACCTGGGTCGTGCACGAGGGCAGGCACATCGACCCCGCCGGACAGGACAGCCGGGTGGCCCTGGTCATGGGCCCCAACAACGCGGACAGCCGATACGGTCCCCACCGCGAGTACGACGTGGTGCACCAGTCGGCCTCCGGCCCGACCCTCGCCCCCTTCACCACGGAGAACGGCACCCGGATCGTCGTTCCCCTGCCATTGCCGCCAGGCAACCACCTGGCCGCCCGGCTGGACGCCGGACTGAGCACCTCCGAAGCGCTGGGCCACTCCCTCGCTCTGCTGCGCACGATCGCCGACCAGCACGCCCGGCGCATCGTGCACCAGTCGATCAGGCCCGAGCTGGTGTTTCCGCGTGAGGACGGCAGGACGGTCACGCTGATCGGCTATGCCTACGCCCGGATCGACAACCGGGCCGGTGGCACGGAACTACTGCGGTCGGCGGTGCGGGACGTCCATGTCGCGCCGGAGATCCGCGGGGCGCAGGTCCGCACGGTTCCGCAGGCCGCGGACATCTGGTCATGGGCCTCGGTGACGGTTGCGTTGTTGCGAGGACGTGCGGCGGGCGACCACCCGCTGGCAGAGATCGGCCGGCTCCCCTCGGACGTACCCGATGCGTGGATCCGCGCCCTGGAACGCTCGCTCGGTCAGCAGGGGCTGCGCCCCTCCGCGTCCGAGTTGCTGACGGCCCTGGATTCCGTCCCCGCGGTCAGCACCACCGTTCGCCCCACATCCCCGCAGCCCTCCTCCCCCGGCCCGCGTCCGCCGTCGCAGACAGCGGCCACCGGTTCATCCGCCGCTCCCGGGGCTCGGCTGTACCAGCTGGGGCCGCACCGGACGGAGCAGGAGAGGGAGGTCGCCCACACCCTCGCCAGAGGTCTCGACCCGGCCGACGCCGTGGTCGTCGCGGCACGCGCCCATCGCCGGGGCCGGGACACGGACGTCGACTGCGTCGTTCTGCGTGGCGATGTACTGATCGCTGTCGAGTGCAAGAACTGGCGGCTGCCCGACGGGCTCGACCCCGAGAGTGACACCTGGCAGCCCGCGGCCGGGGTGACGCGCGCCTACACCTCCCGGTCACCGTTGCCCCTGCTCCGTCAGCTTGCCCCGGCTCTGCGACAGCAGATCGGATGGCCCGGGCGGACAGCCTGTCTGCTGGTCGTCCCCCGGGTGCCCGAGCTCGCCGCCCCGGGTACGCAGGCTGCCGCAGCCCTCGTCTCCCAGCGCCCCGAAGACCTGCTCCAGCGCATACGGGAGATCGCCCCCGGCAGCGACGGGCGCCCGCCGGAGTTCGAGGACTGCCTTCGGCGGCTGGTCGGCGAGATCGCAACACCCGCGATGCTGGGCGGCTTCAGACTGGAGTCCCTGCACGCACTGGGCAACGGCTGGCAGGCGTTCAAGGCGGAGGCCTTCGGCCGGCCTCACTACCTCAAGGTCATCGGCGAGAACATGTCCACCCTGCCGCCCGCCGAGGCCGCAGCCCTGCGCGCCGCGCTCAGCACCCGAACCCACGACGTGGCAAGGGTCCTGGCAGGCCGCCCCGGCCTCAGCGACCGCGTCTTCCGCCCGGTGCAGCTACCAAGGGACACCTCCGAGGTCGAACCGCATCTGCTGGTCGCCTATGCCTGGGAGCACGACCACCCACTGCGAGCGCTCACCAGCCCGCTGCCCACCTCCGAGGCCGTACGCGTCGTCGCCGGACTCGCCACCGCCATCGCCGAGCTCCACGCCGGAGGTGTGGTGCTGCGGCACCTCTCTCCGGACTCCGCCTACCGGTGCACACCGCCGCCGGGCGCGCCCAGCGGTCCGTACTACAAGGTGTCGATGCTCGAATGGATGCGCGTGCCCGATGCCACGACGGCCTCCGTCTCGCGGCTCTTCTCCCGGGACCCCTCTCCCTATGTGGCCCCGGAGATCCGGACCGGCAACGCCCATCGTCTGCCGGCGGCCGACCTCTACTCCCTCGCGGGTGTGGCGCACTGGCTGCTGACGGGCGAAGATCCGCCCTACAGCCGGGCCCATGAACGGGTCGGGCCGGTGCTCGCCCAGCACGGGGCCGGCCGGGAGCTCGCCGCCGTGCTGTCGGCGGCGATGCGGCCGGCCGCCGAGCGGCCGCAGTGGTCCGCCTCGGAGTTCTCGGCACGCCTGGCGGCGGCCTGTGCCGTATGA